The proteins below are encoded in one region of Campylobacter rectus:
- a CDS encoding YqhA family protein gives MRSGVVGEIDLYLIALVLYIFSFGIYELFISEIEGLKQSKQSPRNALARRTQG, from the coding sequence TTGCGCTCGGGCGTCGTCGGCGAGATCGACCTCTACCTCATAGCGCTCGTGCTCTACATCTTTAGCTTTGGCATTTACGAGCTGTTTATCTCCGAGATCGAGGGACTAAAGCAGTCAAAGCAAAGTCCTAGGAATGCACTCGCTCGGCGAACTCAAGGATAA
- a CDS encoding aspartate-semialdehyde dehydrogenase, giving the protein MRKFNVAVVGATGAVGEELFRVMEEVDFPVGELLPLASAKSAGTQIEFKGKNHKVVELTETVFDEHEIDIAFFSAGGSVSEKYAKFAAASGAVVIDNTSHFRMDADVPLVVPECNPQDIAQWKTRGIIANPNCSTIQMVQILKPLDDAYGINRVDVATYQAASGAGKEGMEELVVQLQKFFEFKLDECEPKVFAHQLAFNVIPHIDVFLDNDYTKEEMKMVNETQKILHKNMEVSATCVRVPVLRSHSEAITIHFDRDVDAAAAREILRKAPSIVVVDEPAAKKYPMPSISSDTNETYVGRIRTDNYRKNVLHLWCSADQIRVGAATNAVRIAQKWIEMQE; this is encoded by the coding sequence ATGAGAAAATTTAACGTTGCCGTCGTGGGCGCGACGGGCGCAGTCGGAGAGGAACTTTTCCGCGTTATGGAGGAGGTGGATTTCCCGGTCGGCGAGCTACTACCGCTAGCAAGCGCGAAAAGCGCGGGCACCCAAATAGAGTTTAAAGGCAAAAACCACAAAGTCGTGGAGCTTACCGAGACCGTTTTTGACGAGCACGAGATCGACATAGCGTTTTTTAGCGCGGGCGGATCGGTATCCGAAAAATACGCCAAATTTGCAGCCGCCAGCGGCGCCGTCGTGATCGACAACACAAGCCACTTTAGGATGGACGCGGACGTGCCGCTAGTCGTGCCCGAGTGCAACCCGCAGGACATCGCGCAGTGGAAAACCCGCGGCATCATCGCCAACCCGAACTGCTCGACTATCCAGATGGTGCAAATTTTAAAACCGTTAGACGATGCGTACGGCATCAACCGCGTGGACGTAGCAACCTATCAGGCGGCTTCGGGTGCCGGCAAAGAGGGTATGGAAGAGCTAGTCGTGCAGCTGCAAAAGTTTTTCGAGTTTAAGCTCGACGAGTGCGAGCCGAAAGTCTTCGCGCACCAGCTAGCGTTTAACGTCATCCCGCACATCGACGTGTTTTTGGATAACGACTACACGAAAGAGGAGATGAAAATGGTCAACGAGACCCAAAAAATCCTCCACAAAAATATGGAAGTGAGCGCGACCTGCGTGCGCGTGCCGGTGCTTCGTAGCCACTCAGAGGCTATCACGATTCATTTTGATAGAGACGTAGACGCCGCGGCCGCTCGCGAAATCTTGCGCAAAGCGCCTAGCATCGTGGTCGTAGATGAGCCCGCCGCGAAAAAATACCCGATGCCGAGCATCTCAAGCGACACCAACGAAACCTACGTCGGACGCATCCGCACGGATAACTACCGCAAAAACGTCCTTCATCTGTGGTGCAGCGCCGACCAGATCCGCGTGGGAGCGGCGACCAATGCCGTAAGAATCGCGCAAAAATGGATAGAGATGCAGGAGTAG
- a CDS encoding sigma-54-dependent transcriptional regulator, protein MNIVIVEDDINMRKSLEIALGEYDDLKIKSYKSAVEALKKMGDDVDLIITDINMPQMDGLEFIKRLEGKFDVIIMTGNATLNKAIESVRLGVKDFLTKPFDAQTLYEAIKRVEILRRKLPAASLKAAQNWSISQADSTDFAASSPALANALNLASRVAKTDASAMLMGESGVGKELFAKFIHKNSPRKDGPFIAINMAAIPENLIESELFGFEKGAFTDASAMKKGQFELASGGTLFLDEIGEMPLNLQPKLLRAIQEREITRLGATKSVKIDVRIVSATNANLPAMISEGKFREDLFYRLNTVPVAIPSLRERKEEILPIAERFLKQSCEEFNLGAKSFSEAAVKELENYDFPGNIRELISVVQRAAILSESEEIQPGDLFLQARSRK, encoded by the coding sequence ATGAACATCGTAATAGTAGAAGACGACATAAATATGCGCAAATCCCTAGAGATCGCGCTTGGCGAATACGACGATCTAAAAATCAAAAGCTATAAAAGCGCGGTTGAGGCGCTTAAAAAAATGGGCGACGACGTCGATCTCATAATCACCGACATCAACATGCCCCAAATGGACGGGCTGGAGTTCATCAAGCGTCTGGAGGGCAAATTTGACGTCATCATAATGACGGGCAACGCGACGCTAAACAAAGCCATCGAGAGCGTGCGCCTTGGCGTCAAGGACTTCCTCACGAAGCCTTTTGACGCGCAAACGCTATACGAGGCGATAAAAAGGGTCGAAATTTTACGCCGTAAGCTACCCGCGGCAAGCCTAAAAGCCGCGCAAAACTGGTCAATTTCTCAGGCCGATTCGACCGATTTCGCAGCTAGTTCGCCCGCCCTTGCCAACGCGCTAAATTTAGCTTCACGCGTCGCAAAAACGGACGCTTCGGCGATGCTAATGGGCGAAAGCGGCGTGGGCAAGGAGCTGTTTGCTAAATTTATCCACAAAAACTCGCCGCGCAAGGACGGTCCATTTATCGCGATAAACATGGCCGCGATCCCCGAAAATTTGATAGAAAGCGAGCTTTTCGGCTTTGAAAAGGGCGCATTTACCGACGCCTCGGCGATGAAAAAGGGGCAGTTCGAGCTAGCAAGCGGCGGCACGTTATTTCTAGACGAGATTGGCGAGATGCCGCTAAATTTGCAGCCAAAACTCCTGCGTGCGATCCAGGAGCGCGAGATTACGCGTCTTGGCGCCACAAAGAGCGTCAAAATCGACGTTCGCATCGTATCTGCGACGAACGCGAACCTGCCCGCGATGATCAGCGAGGGTAAATTTAGAGAGGATCTGTTTTACCGCCTAAACACCGTGCCCGTCGCCATCCCGTCGCTAAGAGAACGCAAAGAGGAGATCTTGCCTATCGCCGAGCGCTTTTTGAAGCAAAGCTGCGAGGAGTTTAATCTCGGCGCAAAAAGCTTTTCCGAAGCGGCGGTAAAGGAGCTTGAAAATTACGATTTTCCGGGCAATATCCGCGAGCTCATCTCCGTTGTGCAGCGAGCGGCGATTCTGAGCGAAAGCGAGGAAATACAACCCGGCGATCTTTTTTTGCAGGCTCGCAGCAGAAAGTAG
- a CDS encoding LPP20 family lipoprotein has protein sequence MKKITFAVFVVVAFLASGCSKKTNAPRQDIVIQKVDKDDIRDVMRQEKMIFDAEPAEAVFSAVGEGIAPMNTASHAQSLALAKRAAIADGHRQLAEKLYGVKINSRDTVRDAMLKDSTITTQVAGLIKNASIVEHDFKDGLYRVRMEMKIDQNKWQEIFAY, from the coding sequence ATGAAAAAAATAACATTCGCGGTTTTTGTAGTCGTTGCTTTTTTGGCCAGCGGTTGCTCCAAAAAGACAAACGCCCCAAGGCAGGACATCGTCATACAAAAGGTCGATAAAGACGACATCAGAGATGTCATGAGGCAAGAGAAAATGATATTTGACGCAGAGCCTGCCGAAGCGGTATTTAGTGCGGTAGGCGAGGGTATAGCGCCGATGAATACCGCCTCGCACGCCCAGTCTTTAGCCCTGGCTAAACGCGCCGCCATCGCAGACGGACACAGACAGTTGGCCGAGAAGTTATACGGAGTGAAGATCAACTCGCGCGATACCGTCCGCGACGCGATGCTAAAAGACTCAACCATAACCACTCAAGTGGCCGGACTAATCAAAAACGCCTCCATCGTAGAGCACGACTTTAAAGACGGGCTTTATCGCGTCAGAATGGAAATGAAAATAGACCAAAACAAGTGGCAAGAAATTTTTGCTTACTGA
- the gyrA gene encoding DNA gyrase subunit A — MEENLLNQNQDIQTVDIEESIKTSYLDYSMSVIVGRALPDARDGLKPVHRRILYAMNNLGVGSRSPYMKSARIVGDVIGKYHPHGDTAVYDALVRMAQKFSMRYPAVDGQGNFGSIDGDGAAAMRYTEARMTNLTEEILRDIEKDTVDFIPNYDDRETEPDVLPSRVPNLLLNGSSGIAVGMATNIPPHSLDELIDGLLLVLENKNATLEEVMEYIKGPDFPTGGIIFGKKGIIEAYRTGRGRVKLRAKTHIEKKPNKDVIVVDELPYQTNKARLIEQIAELVKEKQIEGISEVRDESDKDGIRVVIELKRDAMSDIVLNNLFKSTTMESTFGVIMLAINNKEPKVFNLIELLKLFLNHRKTVIIRRTIFDLEKARARAHILEGLKIALDNIDEVIELIKNSADTPSAREGLVAKFGLSELQANAILDMRLSKLTGLEREKLEAELAELMAEIARLDEILKSETLLEKLIKDELLEIKNKFKVPRITEIVDDYDDIDIEDLIPNENMVVTITHRGYIKRVPSKQYEKQKRGGKGKVAVTTYDDDFIESFFTSNTHDTLMFVTDRGQLYWLKVYKIPEGSRTAKGKAVVNLIQLQPDEKIKAIIPTTDFAQSKSLAFFTKNGIVKRTNLSEFKNIRSIGVRAISLDENDELVTALIVEGEEEPINLIGELGVETEINEIEAIEAQIDEENSNDGDKNGERTESDDSEKMLFIVTKKGMCLKFKLSKVRQMGRTARGVTGIKFKEAGDEVVGAAVIENNAQEVLSVSQKGIGKRTTADEYRLTNRGGKGVICMKLTNRTGDLIGVVMVDEEQDLMALTSSGKMIRVDMQSIRKAGRNTSGVIVVNVDGDDVVSIAKCPKAEEDGGEADEETLENLE, encoded by the coding sequence ATGGAAGAAAATCTACTCAATCAAAATCAAGACATCCAAACCGTGGATATCGAAGAGTCGATAAAAACGAGCTACCTCGACTACTCGATGAGCGTCATCGTCGGTCGCGCCCTGCCCGATGCTAGAGACGGTCTAAAGCCCGTTCATAGACGCATCCTATACGCGATGAACAACCTCGGAGTCGGCAGCCGCAGCCCGTATATGAAGTCCGCGCGTATCGTGGGCGACGTCATCGGTAAGTACCACCCGCACGGCGATACGGCTGTTTACGACGCGCTCGTGCGTATGGCTCAGAAATTTTCCATGCGCTATCCTGCGGTCGACGGACAAGGAAACTTCGGCTCCATCGACGGCGACGGCGCTGCTGCGATGCGTTATACCGAAGCTAGGATGACTAATCTCACCGAAGAAATCTTACGCGATATCGAAAAAGACACGGTTGATTTTATCCCAAACTACGACGACAGAGAGACCGAGCCTGATGTCCTGCCTAGCCGCGTGCCCAATTTACTACTAAACGGCTCTAGCGGTATAGCAGTCGGTATGGCGACGAATATCCCGCCGCATAGCCTTGACGAGCTAATCGACGGACTTTTACTCGTACTTGAAAATAAAAACGCGACGCTAGAAGAAGTGATGGAGTATATAAAAGGGCCGGATTTCCCGACGGGCGGGATAATATTTGGCAAAAAAGGCATCATTGAGGCCTACCGCACGGGACGCGGCCGAGTGAAACTACGCGCCAAAACCCACATCGAAAAAAAGCCGAACAAAGACGTCATCGTCGTAGACGAGCTGCCGTATCAGACGAACAAAGCCCGCCTCATTGAGCAAATCGCCGAGCTGGTTAAAGAAAAACAGATCGAAGGCATCAGCGAAGTGCGCGACGAGTCCGATAAGGACGGTATCCGCGTCGTCATCGAGCTAAAACGCGACGCGATGAGCGACATTGTGCTAAACAATCTCTTTAAATCCACGACGATGGAGAGCACGTTTGGCGTCATAATGCTTGCGATAAACAACAAAGAGCCGAAGGTATTTAACCTAATCGAGCTTTTGAAGCTATTTTTAAATCACAGAAAAACCGTCATCATCCGCCGCACGATATTTGACCTAGAAAAAGCTCGCGCTAGAGCGCATATCTTAGAGGGCTTAAAGATCGCGCTAGATAATATCGACGAGGTGATCGAGCTCATCAAAAATAGCGCCGACACGCCGAGCGCTCGTGAGGGATTGGTGGCGAAATTCGGCCTTAGCGAGCTGCAAGCAAACGCGATCTTAGATATGAGGCTAAGCAAGCTAACGGGTCTTGAGCGCGAGAAGTTAGAGGCCGAGCTAGCCGAGCTAATGGCTGAAATCGCGCGCCTTGATGAAATTTTAAAGAGCGAAACCTTGCTAGAAAAACTAATCAAAGACGAGCTGCTTGAGATAAAAAATAAATTTAAAGTGCCGCGCATCACCGAGATCGTAGATGACTACGACGATATTGACATCGAGGACCTCATCCCTAACGAAAATATGGTCGTAACCATCACGCACCGAGGCTACATCAAGCGCGTGCCGAGCAAGCAGTACGAGAAGCAAAAACGCGGCGGCAAGGGCAAGGTCGCGGTGACCACGTATGACGACGACTTCATCGAGAGCTTCTTTACGAGCAACACTCACGATACGCTGATGTTCGTGACCGACCGCGGACAGCTCTACTGGCTCAAAGTCTATAAGATCCCCGAAGGAAGCCGCACCGCAAAGGGTAAAGCGGTAGTAAATCTCATCCAGCTACAGCCTGACGAAAAGATCAAGGCGATCATTCCGACGACTGATTTTGCCCAGAGTAAATCGCTCGCGTTTTTCACTAAAAACGGCATCGTAAAACGCACGAATTTGAGCGAATTTAAAAATATCCGCTCTATCGGCGTGCGCGCTATCAGCCTAGACGAGAACGACGAGCTAGTAACCGCTCTCATCGTCGAGGGCGAGGAAGAGCCGATAAATCTAATTGGCGAGCTTGGCGTAGAGACCGAGATAAACGAGATAGAGGCGATAGAGGCGCAGATCGACGAGGAAAATTCGAACGATGGCGATAAAAACGGCGAAAGAACGGAGAGCGACGATAGCGAAAAGATGCTGTTTATCGTAACCAAAAAGGGAATGTGCCTTAAATTTAAGCTTAGCAAAGTGCGCCAGATGGGCAGAACGGCTCGCGGCGTGACGGGCATCAAATTTAAAGAAGCCGGCGACGAGGTCGTAGGCGCGGCCGTCATCGAAAACAACGCGCAAGAAGTGCTAAGCGTCTCTCAAAAAGGTATCGGCAAGCGCACTACCGCGGACGAATATCGCCTAACAAATCGCGGCGGCAAGGGCGTAATCTGTATGAAACTAACGAATCGTACCGGCGATCTCATCGGAGTCGTGATGGTCGATGAGGAGCAAGACCTGATGGCTCTAACATCAAGCGGTAAAATGATACGCGTCGATATGCAGTCTATCCGCAAAGCGGGCCGCAACACCAGCGGCGTCATCGTGGTTAATGTAGACGGCGACGACGTGGTCAGTATCGCAAAATGCCCTAAAGCCGAGGAAGACGGCGGCGAGGCGGATGAAGAGACGCTAGAAAATTTAGAATGA
- a CDS encoding ComF family protein gives MRCANCGHFSLAVICKICKDHLRSSPARTRVLDGDFKIYSFFDYSEIKNLLYSKHLFHGSFVYGALANLSFKVFACKFSFGSPVSAVPIDDRAASGYSHTAILARALKSAEIRPLYACLHAGSNVSYHGKDLAFRLKNPRNFKLLKRPKFPVILIDDIVTTGTTIDEARRTLQKAGCEVLFALTLADARY, from the coding sequence ATGAGATGCGCTAACTGCGGGCATTTTAGCCTAGCCGTGATCTGCAAAATTTGCAAAGATCACCTGCGCTCCTCGCCCGCAAGGACGCGCGTTTTGGACGGAGATTTTAAAATTTACAGCTTTTTTGACTACTCCGAAATTAAAAATTTACTCTACTCAAAGCACTTATTTCACGGCTCTTTCGTCTATGGCGCGCTTGCGAATTTGAGTTTTAAAGTTTTTGCTTGCAAATTTAGCTTCGGCTCGCCCGTGAGTGCCGTGCCGATCGACGATAGAGCGGCTAGCGGCTACTCGCATACGGCGATCTTGGCTCGCGCGTTAAAAAGCGCGGAAATTCGCCCGCTTTACGCCTGCTTGCACGCGGGCTCAAACGTCAGCTATCACGGCAAAGACCTAGCCTTTCGCCTAAAAAATCCGCGAAATTTTAAGCTCTTAAAAAGGCCTAAATTTCCCGTTATCTTGATAGATGATATCGTGACGACGGGCACGACGATAGACGAAGCCAGACGGACGCTGCAAAAAGCCGGCTGCGAGGTGCTTTTTGCGCTGACGCTTGCGGATGCGAGGTATTAA
- a CDS encoding YajG family lipoprotein has translation MKNFAFFAFITLFAVILSGCAQRNSVLNLAPYQSTSNQAGYQKNIRINSVEDARANKSIVATITGGNGNVKEYVTLQNSIEGWLQDGLSTELKRLGANLSDFGDVVVDVRIVELKANLSGYSTDNLKGSAKLAITVKRGDQTITKNISQEQTKFAPIHTGGAFKSFFDELLQDIVKRAAIQILKS, from the coding sequence ATGAAAAATTTCGCTTTTTTCGCCTTTATCACGCTTTTTGCCGTGATACTGAGCGGCTGCGCGCAGAGAAATTCGGTGCTAAATTTAGCTCCGTATCAATCGACCTCAAACCAGGCGGGCTACCAAAAAAATATCCGCATAAATAGCGTCGAGGACGCACGCGCAAACAAAAGCATCGTCGCTACGATCACGGGCGGCAACGGCAACGTCAAAGAGTACGTCACGCTGCAAAACAGCATCGAGGGCTGGCTGCAAGACGGCCTTAGCACCGAGCTTAAGCGCCTAGGGGCAAATTTGAGCGACTTTGGCGACGTCGTCGTGGACGTGAGGATCGTCGAGCTTAAAGCAAATCTAAGCGGCTACTCTACGGATAACCTAAAAGGCTCGGCAAAGCTCGCTATAACGGTAAAAAGAGGCGATCAGACCATCACTAAAAACATCTCGCAGGAGCAGACTAAATTTGCCCCGATCCACACGGGCGGCGCGTTTAAGAGCTTTTTTGACGAGCTACTCCAAGACATCGTAAAACGCGCGGCGATCCAGATCTTAAAAAGCTGA
- a CDS encoding endonuclease MutS2 produces the protein MERFNSFLARPKPLFMAGDSRLHYEKILELSQKQFDPPASAQNLDDALMRLSKQATLHVSEIFEFAKIIGYFTYLKTLKFEGKLGEWLAKIEIPQPMLKLANSFDKNGELKDEVDERLSGIRDAFSTKRAQIDADLRRLIYSKSIAPYLVDTQVHYISSVEALLVRGGFNHVLKGTVVARSSGGYFYVAPENIQKLKKEQSELLDKKEEIVYEHCKIFSSAMHKGLLFLKFINGAFDVFDAYCARVFTAKSADFEFVLPSGGSNLKLANFAHPALKNPKSISIDFSKKVLLITGVNAGGKSMLLKSLIAAAFLAKYLLPMHINAQKSQIGNFKEFDAIIEDPQNVKNDISTFAGRMVHFSKLFTKKNLLIGVDEIELGTDFEEAASLYGVMIERLMGQDIKMIITTHHKRLAMLLAKNPEVELVAALYDEENSRPKFEFLKGTIGKSYAFETAARYGIAANLVAQAKKIYGEDKENLNEIITKTLNLEVQLKEKLESAEKKEQKLDSLIENLKEQKERAEAEQHEVITRLEREYFKAINEARRAINLDDTKEKQRALNRANEAKRAVQKPEISTPPELKVGDRVKYGKIKGVVASLGKNDAVIQTDNVSMRVPINQLKISGETPAPAKKSGINLSVQKPQNASVTLDLHGLRADEAVQKLDKFISDSLVMGFDEVQVYHGIGTGKLAYAVKNFLREHPSVKEFFDAPAGQGGFGAQIVRL, from the coding sequence ATGGAGAGGTTTAACTCCTTTTTAGCGCGCCCTAAGCCGCTTTTTATGGCGGGCGACAGCAGGCTGCATTATGAGAAAATTTTAGAACTCTCGCAAAAGCAGTTTGATCCGCCCGCATCGGCCCAAAATCTAGACGACGCGCTCATGCGCCTTAGCAAGCAAGCCACGCTACACGTGAGCGAGATTTTTGAGTTTGCTAAGATAATTGGCTATTTTACCTACCTAAAAACGCTCAAATTTGAGGGCAAACTAGGCGAGTGGCTCGCTAAAATCGAGATCCCGCAGCCGATGCTAAAGCTCGCAAACTCATTTGATAAAAACGGCGAGCTAAAAGACGAAGTAGACGAGCGTCTAAGCGGTATCAGAGACGCGTTTAGCACCAAAAGAGCGCAAATAGACGCCGATCTGCGCCGTCTCATCTACTCAAAATCTATCGCGCCCTATCTCGTCGATACGCAGGTGCACTATATCAGCTCGGTCGAGGCGCTGCTCGTGCGAGGAGGGTTTAACCACGTGCTAAAGGGCACGGTCGTGGCTAGAAGCTCGGGCGGCTACTTCTATGTCGCGCCAGAAAACATCCAAAAACTCAAAAAAGAGCAAAGCGAGCTGCTGGACAAAAAAGAGGAAATCGTCTACGAACACTGCAAAATTTTTAGCTCCGCGATGCACAAGGGCCTCCTATTTTTAAAATTTATAAACGGAGCGTTTGACGTATTTGACGCTTACTGCGCGCGGGTTTTTACGGCTAAAAGCGCGGATTTTGAGTTCGTGCTGCCAAGCGGCGGGTCAAATTTAAAGCTGGCAAATTTCGCCCATCCCGCGCTAAAAAATCCAAAAAGCATCAGCATCGACTTTAGTAAAAAGGTGCTACTGATCACTGGCGTAAACGCGGGCGGTAAATCGATGCTGTTAAAATCTCTCATAGCCGCAGCCTTTCTAGCTAAATACCTGCTGCCGATGCACATAAACGCGCAAAAATCGCAGATCGGAAATTTCAAGGAATTTGACGCCATCATCGAGGATCCGCAAAACGTGAAAAACGACATCTCGACCTTTGCGGGGCGTATGGTGCATTTTTCCAAGCTTTTTACGAAGAAAAATCTGCTCATCGGAGTCGATGAGATCGAGCTGGGAACGGATTTTGAGGAGGCTGCGAGCCTATACGGCGTGATGATCGAGCGGCTGATGGGGCAGGATATCAAGATGATCATCACCACCCACCACAAGCGCCTTGCTATGTTGCTAGCCAAAAATCCCGAAGTCGAGCTTGTGGCGGCGCTTTACGACGAGGAAAACTCTCGGCCTAAATTTGAGTTTTTAAAAGGCACGATCGGTAAATCATACGCCTTTGAGACCGCGGCTAGATACGGCATCGCGGCAAATTTGGTCGCGCAGGCGAAAAAAATCTACGGCGAAGACAAAGAAAATCTAAACGAAATCATCACAAAGACGCTGAATTTAGAGGTGCAACTCAAAGAAAAGCTCGAAAGCGCGGAGAAAAAAGAGCAAAAGCTGGACTCCCTAATCGAAAATTTAAAAGAGCAAAAAGAGCGCGCCGAGGCCGAACAGCATGAGGTAATAACGCGGCTGGAGCGGGAGTATTTTAAGGCTATAAACGAGGCTAGGCGAGCGATAAATCTAGACGACACCAAAGAAAAACAGCGCGCCCTAAACCGCGCAAACGAGGCCAAACGCGCCGTGCAAAAGCCAGAAATCTCCACTCCGCCCGAGCTAAAAGTCGGCGACCGCGTAAAATACGGCAAGATCAAAGGCGTCGTAGCAAGCCTCGGCAAAAACGATGCCGTGATACAAACCGATAACGTGAGTATGCGCGTACCGATAAACCAGCTAAAAATCAGCGGCGAAACGCCAGCACCCGCGAAAAAATCGGGCATAAATTTAAGCGTGCAAAAGCCGCAAAATGCCAGCGTCACGCTCGATCTACACGGCCTGCGCGCGGACGAAGCGGTACAAAAACTGGATAAATTTATCTCAGATAGCCTAGTGATGGGCTTTGACGAGGTACAGGTGTATCACGGCATCGGCACGGGCAAGCTCGCCTACGCAGTCAAAAATTTCTTGCGCGAACATCCGAGCGTGAAGGAGTTTTTTGATGCGCCGGCGGGGCAGGGGGGATTTGGAGCGCAGATAGTTCGTCTGTAA
- the murC gene encoding UDP-N-acetylmuramate--L-alanine ligase, translating to MAERKKVHFIGIGGIGISAIARFLHEKGFIISGSDIKESPTTRELAAQGIDVITPHSKAAIKDQDFVIYSAAIKPDNIELVEARSKGLQCLSRKEALPMVLEGKRVFSVAGAHGKSTTSAMLSSLVEGSVIIGAIAKQFGSNMKYEPCDNVIFEADESDSSFLNSNPYLAVVTNAEPEHMEHYGYDLEKFHAAYRGFLERAKVRVINAEDEFLGTLKLDAVRLYPSTDITELSMIVRDFVPYTAFNLKNLGKFEVLGMGEHIAVDASLAILAALNETSLAQIRQNLLNFKGIKKRFDILTASRKFVLIDDYAHHPTEIKATLQSVFEYAKLLGITKITAIFQPHRFTRLSANLEAFKECFDGIDELVILPVYAAGETPIDINLKEEFKRYNPVMTQKVAREGEGIVFTDEFGVKNLLDDGLVIGFGAGDITYQLRGDV from the coding sequence ATCGCCGAGCGTAAAAAGGTCCATTTCATCGGTATCGGCGGTATCGGCATCTCGGCGATCGCGCGGTTTTTGCACGAAAAGGGTTTCATCATCAGCGGTAGCGACATCAAGGAGAGTCCAACTACGCGCGAGCTAGCCGCGCAGGGTATCGACGTCATCACGCCGCATAGCAAAGCCGCGATCAAAGATCAGGACTTCGTCATCTACTCGGCCGCGATAAAGCCTGACAACATCGAGCTCGTCGAAGCGCGAAGCAAAGGGCTGCAGTGCCTATCGCGCAAAGAGGCTCTGCCGATGGTGCTTGAAGGTAAGCGCGTGTTTTCTGTAGCGGGCGCGCACGGCAAAAGTACGACCTCGGCGATGCTCTCTAGCCTCGTGGAGGGCTCGGTCATCATCGGTGCGATCGCCAAGCAGTTTGGCTCAAATATGAAATACGAGCCCTGCGACAACGTCATTTTCGAAGCCGACGAGAGCGACAGCAGTTTTCTAAACTCAAACCCGTATCTAGCCGTCGTAACCAACGCCGAGCCCGAGCACATGGAGCATTACGGCTATGATTTGGAGAAATTTCACGCGGCGTATCGAGGTTTTTTGGAGCGAGCCAAGGTGCGCGTGATAAACGCCGAGGACGAGTTTTTAGGCACGCTAAAGCTCGATGCCGTGCGCCTTTATCCGAGCACCGATATTACCGAGCTTAGTATGATTGTGCGAGATTTCGTGCCTTATACTGCGTTTAATCTAAAAAATTTAGGCAAATTTGAAGTGCTGGGTATGGGCGAGCATATCGCCGTGGACGCGTCGCTAGCCATACTTGCCGCGCTAAATGAAACCTCTCTGGCGCAAATTAGGCAAAATTTGCTAAATTTTAAAGGTATCAAAAAGCGCTTCGATATCCTAACCGCTAGCCGCAAATTCGTACTCATCGACGACTACGCCCACCATCCGACCGAGATCAAAGCGACGCTACAATCGGTCTTTGAATACGCCAAACTACTAGGTATCACAAAGATCACGGCGATCTTTCAGCCGCACAGATTTACGCGCCTAAGCGCAAATTTAGAGGCCTTTAAGGAGTGCTTTGACGGCATAGACGAGCTAGTTATCCTGCCCGTTTACGCCGCGGGCGAGACGCCGATAGATATAAATTTAAAAGAGGAGTTTAAACGCTACAACCCCGTGATGACGCAAAAAGTCGCGCGCGAAGGCGAGGGGATAGTCTTTACGGACGAATTCGGCGTGAAAAACCTGCTTGATGACGGGTTGGTTATAGGGTTTGGCGCGGGCGACATCACCTATCAGCTAAGAGGCGACGTATGA